One window of Quercus robur chromosome 5, dhQueRobu3.1, whole genome shotgun sequence genomic DNA carries:
- the LOC126727872 gene encoding uncharacterized protein LOC126727872, whose amino-acid sequence MARIDNPIIGFSEQDARRLHHPHDDALVVSLWVEYYNMHRVLVDNGSSADILARVFPIGAVTLSVTVGDYPQQITKDVTFLVVDCSSAYNVILEQPTLNSWKAITSTYHLMIKSPTDYGVGELCGNQVVARECYIAMLEMDDHQCIGEQRAVAEPIEELEEVTLDDSRLERMTRIGPLASWPVRPALTAFLRDNRDVFAWSHKDMPGIDHSIIVHRLNVLPPFSPIRQKKRVFTQERDKVIAEEVRKLLEVDFIREVYYPDWLANVIMIKKANEKWRMCVDFTDLNKACPKDSYPLPQINTLVDSIVRHQLLSFMDAFSGYN is encoded by the exons ATGGCACGGATCGACAACCCCATCATTGGATTCTCAGAACAAGATGCTCGAAGGCTGCACCACCCGCATGACGACGCACTTGTTGTCAGCCTATGGGTAGAATactacaacatgcaccgggTTCTGGTCGACAACGGTAGCTCGGCAGACATCCT GGCAAGAGTGTTCCCCATTGGTGCCGTCACATTGTCAGTAACTGTAggtgattacccccaacaaatcactAAGGATGTAACATTCCTCGTGGTTGACTGCTCGTCTGCCTACAATGTCATTCTCGAACAACCCACCCTTAACTCATGGAAAGCTATAACTTCAACCTACCATTTAATGATCAAATCCCCTACAGATTATGGAGTAGGAGAACTATGCGGAAATCAGGTGGTAGCGCGAGAATGCTATATTGCCATGTTAGAGATGGACGATCACCAATGCATAGGAGAACAACGGGCGGTAGCGGAGCCGATTGAAGAACTAGAAGAAGTGACCCTTGATGACTCAAGGCTAGAACGGATGACTAGAATAGGCCCATTGGCTAGTTGGCCGGTACGCCCAGCGCTCACGGCATTCCTAAGAGACAATCGAGACGTGTTCGCCTGGAGTCACAAGGACATGCCGGGAATTGACCACTCAATCATAGTTCACAGGTTAAATGTATTACCCCCATTTTCCCCAATCCGGCAGAAGAAACGAGTATTCACTCAGGAGCGTGACAAAGTCATAGCTGAGGAAGTTCGAAAGTTGCTTGAGGTAGATTTCATCCGAGAAGTGTACTACCCCGATTGGTTGGCAAACGTGATCATGATTAAAAAGGCCAATgaaaaatggaggatgtgcgtagattTCACGGACCTCAATAAGGCTTGCCCTAAGGATAGCTATCCACTCCCACAGATAAATACTTTGGTAGACTCAATTGTAAGACACCAGCTtttaagcttcatggatgctttctcgggcTATAACTAG